The genomic region TACAGGAGCTAGCTGTATCATTTAAAAGTCTCATAAATTATAATAAAATTAAACAGATTATATAATACATGTAAGATAATTATTTTTTCCAATGACTAATTTTATTGAATAAATTAAAAAAATTTGGAAAAGTTTTTGATACACACTCAGGGTTAATAATTGTGACAGATTGATTTGATAAAGCAATTAAAGAAAAACACATAGCTATTCTATGATCATTATAAGTATTAATTTTAGAATAAATAATTTTTTTAGGAGGATGGATAATTATAAAATCTTTACCTTCTGTAACAATTGCACCTACTTTTTTTAACTCTGTTGCCATTGCATGTAATCTATCTGTTTCTTTAACTCTCCAATTATATATATTTTTAATTGTTGTACTAGAACCATCAGTAAATAATGCAAGCATAGCAATAGTCATAGCAGCATCAGGTATAGTATTTGCATCTAAATTAATACCTTTTAATATGTTTTTTTTTATACACTCAACATAATTTCTACCCCAAATGATTTTTGCTCCCATTTTTTTAAGTACATCAATAAATTTTATATCTCCTTGGATACTATATTTATTAATTCCTTTAACTTTAATATATCGACCTTTAATAGCAGCAGCGGCAAGAAAATAAGTTGCAGAAGATGCATCACCTTCTATATAATATTCTTTTGGAGATTTATATTTTTGTTTTGCAGGAATATAAAATTTTTTATAATCATAATTATGTACGATAATTCCAAAATCCTGCATAATTTTTAATGTTATATCAATGTATGGAATTGAAACTAAAGTTCCTCGGATAATAATATTAGTATCTACA from Buchnera aphidicola (Sarucallis kahawaluokalani) harbors:
- the aroA gene encoding 3-phosphoshikimate 1-carboxyvinyltransferase; the protein is MVNFLTLKPIDKISGSIQLPGSKSISNRVLLLSAISDGTTYIKNLLYSDDIIYMLNALRKIGIKYRLFNKTECIIWGCKNIFQYKPNISLFLGNAGTAVRPLTAILSLQKNKIIITGDDRMKERPIKDLIDALQQGGGNIEYLEQKNYLPICLKGGFSGGNIFINGDISSQFLTSLLIAAPLANVDTNIIIRGTLVSIPYIDITLKIMQDFGIIVHNYDYKKFYIPAKQKYKSPKEYYIEGDASSATYFLAAAAIKGRYIKVKGINKYSIQGDIKFIDVLKKMGAKIIWGRNYVECIKKNILKGINLDANTIPDAAMTIAMLALFTDGSSTTIKNIYNWRVKETDRLHAMATELKKVGAIVTEGKDFIIIHPPKKIIYSKINTYNDHRIAMCFSLIALSNQSVTIINPECVSKTFPNFFNLFNKISHWKK